A stretch of the Filimonas lacunae genome encodes the following:
- a CDS encoding APC family permease, producing the protein MTQHASSFKPSLSLLDATMLVAGSMIGSGIFIVSADITRNTGSAGWLMLTWIITGFMTIIAALSYGELSGMYPKAGGQYVYLKEAYNPLTAFLYGWSFFAVIQTATIAAVGVAFAKFAAYLVPALSEDHIVLQAGNFKIAAAQLVSIVVIVFLTWLNTRGVKTGKTLQTFFTLTKLVSIFGLIIFGFLATNSGVLKSNWTNAFTLQKMAPDGSLSSYTTIVALGAIASAMVGSIFSSDSWHNVAFIAGEVKNPKRNIGLSLFLGTLIVTLIYLLTNIMYTAVLPLQQIAAADKDRVAVSAAQVIFAQYGTMIMALLIMVSTFGCNNGLIMAGARVYHTMASDGLFFKKAGNLNQQAVPGFALWIQCAFACGWSLSGKYGDLLDMISFVVVVFYMLTIAGIFILRKKQPAAERPYKAFGYPVLPVIYIIMGLAFCLLLIAYKPTYTWPGLLITLSGIPIYYFAIHAKKKAASALPVL; encoded by the coding sequence ATGACACAACACGCTTCTTCTTTCAAACCTTCTCTTTCTTTACTGGATGCCACCATGCTGGTAGCGGGTAGTATGATTGGTTCGGGCATTTTTATAGTGAGCGCCGATATCACCCGAAACACAGGCAGCGCAGGCTGGCTGATGCTTACCTGGATTATTACCGGTTTTATGACCATTATTGCTGCATTAAGCTATGGAGAACTCAGTGGCATGTATCCGAAAGCAGGCGGACAATATGTATATCTGAAAGAAGCGTACAACCCACTTACCGCCTTTTTGTATGGCTGGAGTTTTTTTGCCGTGATTCAAACTGCTACCATAGCCGCAGTGGGCGTGGCCTTTGCCAAATTTGCCGCTTACCTGGTACCCGCCTTAAGTGAAGATCATATTGTGCTGCAGGCTGGCAATTTTAAAATAGCCGCTGCACAGCTGGTATCCATTGTGGTAATTGTGTTTCTTACCTGGCTCAATACCCGTGGGGTAAAAACAGGTAAAACACTGCAAACCTTTTTTACGCTGACGAAGCTGGTAAGCATTTTCGGGCTTATCATTTTTGGCTTTTTAGCCACCAATTCCGGCGTACTCAAAAGTAACTGGACCAACGCTTTTACCCTGCAAAAAATGGCACCTGATGGCTCGCTTTCTTCTTATACCACCATTGTTGCCCTGGGCGCTATTGCTTCCGCTATGGTGGGTTCTATTTTCAGCAGCGACTCGTGGCATAACGTGGCCTTTATTGCAGGCGAAGTAAAAAATCCCAAACGCAATATCGGCTTAAGCTTGTTTCTGGGCACCCTCATTGTTACGCTTATTTACCTGCTTACCAATATCATGTACACAGCAGTATTACCGTTACAGCAAATTGCTGCTGCCGATAAAGACCGGGTTGCCGTTTCGGCCGCACAGGTCATTTTTGCACAGTACGGCACCATGATTATGGCGCTACTGATTATGGTATCTACTTTCGGCTGCAACAATGGTTTAATAATGGCTGGTGCACGGGTATATCATACCATGGCATCGGACGGCCTTTTCTTTAAAAAAGCCGGCAATTTAAACCAGCAGGCGGTGCCCGGCTTTGCATTGTGGATTCAGTGCGCGTTTGCCTGTGGCTGGAGCCTTAGCGGTAAATACGGCGATTTGCTGGATATGATTTCATTTGTGGTAGTAGTGTTTTATATGCTTACCATTGCAGGTATTTTTATTTTACGCAAAAAGCAGCCTGCGGCTGAACGTCCTTATAAAGCCTTTGGTTACCCCGTGTTACCGGTAATCTATATTATCATGGGCCTGGCTTTTTGCCTGTTGCTGATAGCTTATAAGCCCACTTACACCTGGCCAGGATTGCTGATAACCCTTTCGGGCATTCCTATTTACTATTTTGCCATCCATGCTAAAAAGAAAGCAGCCTCTGCTCTGCCAGTCCTTTAA
- a CDS encoding cold-shock protein, whose protein sequence is MSTKIQGTVKFFNDEKRFGFIKHNDSEKETFVHSNGLIDQIKQNDVVEFDIEQGKKGPNAVNVKVIG, encoded by the coding sequence ATGAGCACAAAAATTCAAGGAACTGTAAAGTTCTTTAATGACGAAAAGAGATTTGGGTTTATCAAGCATAACGATTCAGAAAAAGAAACTTTCGTACATTCTAATGGTTTAATTGATCAGATTAAGCAGAACGACGTAGTTGAATTTGATATAGAGCAAGGCAAGAAAGGGCCGAACGCAGTTAACGTAAAGGTGATTGGTTAG